The Pseudofrankia inefficax genome window below encodes:
- a CDS encoding SAM-dependent methyltransferase — translation MTGWDFESAVSGEQGSAPVDLRTDQPTPARMYDYFLGGKDNFEVDREAAAKVDAALGRTVTYDVVWENRRFLQRATRWLASAGIDQFLDIGTGLPTQGNVHEIAKQVVTAPHVVYVDNDPIVATHGRALLASDHTTTIITADARQPAGILTHPDATGLLDFSRPVAVLLVALFHFIRDSENPAGLLAEFLDAVPSGSYLVLSHLTTDGPPAEGVARTEAAYENATSPMRFRPRATIASFFDGLELVEPGLVRPWQWHPGDDDSPRTEWLYGGVARKP, via the coding sequence ATGACAGGCTGGGACTTCGAGTCGGCGGTATCTGGTGAGCAGGGCAGTGCGCCTGTGGATCTGCGGACTGACCAGCCGACGCCCGCGCGGATGTACGACTACTTCCTCGGTGGCAAGGACAACTTCGAGGTCGACCGGGAGGCGGCGGCCAAAGTAGACGCCGCGCTGGGGCGCACGGTGACCTATGACGTCGTCTGGGAGAACCGCCGTTTCCTGCAGCGGGCGACCCGCTGGCTCGCGAGCGCGGGTATCGACCAGTTCCTCGACATCGGCACCGGCCTGCCCACGCAGGGCAATGTGCATGAGATCGCCAAGCAGGTCGTGACGGCCCCGCACGTCGTCTACGTCGACAACGACCCGATCGTCGCGACGCATGGCCGTGCGCTGCTGGCCAGTGATCACACCACGACGATCATCACGGCGGACGCGCGGCAGCCCGCGGGTATTCTCACCCATCCCGACGCGACAGGGCTGCTGGACTTCTCCCGGCCCGTCGCCGTCCTGCTGGTCGCGCTGTTCCACTTCATCCGGGACAGCGAGAATCCGGCCGGTCTGCTCGCCGAGTTCCTGGACGCCGTTCCCTCCGGCTCCTATCTGGTCCTGTCTCATTTGACCACCGACGGCCCGCCGGCCGAGGGCGTCGCCCGCACCGAGGCGGCCTACGAGAACGCCACCTCGCCCATGAGGTTCCGGCCGCGCGCCACGATCGCGAGCTTCTTCGACGGCCTGGAACTCGTCGAGCCCGGCCTGGTACGGCCCTGGCAGTGGCACCCCGGCGACGACGACAGCCCCCGCACCGAATGGCTCTACGGCGGCGTCGCCCGCAAACCCTGA
- a CDS encoding Hsp20/alpha crystallin family protein yields the protein MLVRTDPFRELDRLSQQVFGTLGTVARPSGMPIDAWREGEEFVAEFDLPGVDPATVDLDVERNVLTVRAERPALKGNGEVLVAERPRGVFSRQLILGDNLDTEKITASYHAGVLTLRIPVAEKAKPRKIAIETSSDDRQAINA from the coding sequence ATGTTGGTGCGCACCGACCCGTTCCGGGAGCTGGACCGGCTGAGCCAGCAGGTGTTCGGCACCCTGGGCACGGTGGCCCGCCCGTCCGGGATGCCGATCGATGCGTGGCGCGAGGGTGAGGAGTTCGTGGCGGAGTTCGATCTGCCCGGCGTGGACCCCGCCACCGTGGATCTGGACGTCGAACGCAACGTGCTGACCGTGCGGGCCGAACGCCCGGCGCTGAAGGGGAACGGCGAGGTCCTGGTCGCCGAGCGGCCCCGCGGTGTGTTCAGCCGCCAGCTGATCCTCGGCGACAACCTGGACACCGAGAAGATCACCGCCAGCTACCACGCCGGCGTGCTGACCCTGCGGATCCCGGTCGCAGAGAAGGCCAAGCCCCGGAAGATCGCGATCGAGACGTCCAGCGACGACCGCCAGGCCATCAACGCCTAA
- a CDS encoding EAL domain-containing protein, with protein sequence MTKMSFIAPSGIQETDQKVKELLSVLSSHMKMDMAGLSIWQDSSLVTQVVAGDGASFGISPGVTFGIDKSFFRDLQTGLVTAITGEARRDPRAAPRDVIRSSNIESYAMTSLADAEGKPYGILYCLSHRTMPGLAQREGRFLSLMASFLKDYLLDLRKLWELRSGISRCISDLIDSGGPRIVYQPVVRLTTGETVAVEALSRFPPSCFGHALDTEGWFAEARTVNLHVDLETLIAQQAIKAFSSLPPTVKIAINASPDTVSERLPQLVCDLPERDRLIIELTEHERWTETPAALRGVERLRSRGIRIAVDDAGTGYSGLEQLIQLRPHLIKIDHALTGGIDRDPVRCALAMGIARLADAINASVIAEGIETPQERDTIAMIGITFGQGYLLGKPDSLAVRSALRGTAPATHHGPAPSTTRSECPLRPQPTPGSPDAPGSAPCST encoded by the coding sequence ATGACGAAAATGTCGTTTATAGCCCCCAGCGGAATACAGGAAACCGACCAAAAAGTAAAGGAGCTGCTAAGTGTCCTATCTTCTCATATGAAAATGGATATGGCGGGGCTGTCGATCTGGCAGGACAGCAGCCTCGTCACACAGGTTGTTGCCGGGGACGGTGCGAGCTTCGGTATTTCCCCGGGGGTAACATTCGGTATCGACAAAAGTTTCTTTCGCGATCTCCAAACCGGCCTGGTGACTGCTATCACCGGCGAGGCTCGTAGAGATCCCAGGGCGGCGCCACGGGACGTGATCAGATCTTCAAACATCGAATCATATGCAATGACAAGTCTGGCAGACGCAGAGGGCAAGCCTTACGGGATACTTTACTGTCTGTCCCACCGGACCATGCCGGGCCTGGCGCAGCGGGAGGGCCGCTTTCTGTCTCTGATGGCTTCTTTCCTCAAGGACTATCTGCTGGATCTCCGTAAGCTGTGGGAGCTGCGGAGCGGGATTTCGCGCTGTATCAGTGACCTTATCGACTCAGGTGGACCCCGCATTGTCTATCAGCCCGTGGTCCGGCTGACCACCGGCGAGACAGTCGCGGTCGAGGCGTTGTCTCGCTTCCCGCCTTCGTGTTTCGGGCATGCCCTCGACACCGAGGGCTGGTTCGCGGAGGCCAGAACCGTCAATCTCCATGTGGACCTGGAGACACTCATCGCCCAGCAAGCCATCAAGGCATTCTCAAGTCTCCCACCCACGGTCAAAATCGCGATCAACGCCTCGCCCGACACAGTCTCCGAGCGTCTCCCGCAGTTGGTCTGCGACCTGCCGGAACGAGACCGCCTCATCATCGAGTTGACCGAACACGAACGGTGGACCGAGACCCCGGCCGCTCTCAGGGGCGTCGAGCGCCTGCGTTCCCGCGGCATACGCATCGCCGTCGACGACGCAGGAACCGGATACTCCGGCCTTGAGCAGCTCATCCAACTTCGGCCGCACCTCATCAAAATCGACCACGCCCTCACCGGGGGAATCGACCGCGATCCCGTCCGCTGCGCACTCGCAATGGGCATCGCCCGCCTGGCCGACGCGATCAACGCTAGTGTAATCGCGGAGGGGATCGAGACCCCCCAGGAACGGGATACCATCGCCATGATCGGCATAACTTTCGGGCAGGGCTACCTGCTCGGCAAACCAGATTCACTCGCGGTTCGATCCGCCCTGCGCGGCACCGCGCCAGCAACGCATCACGGCCCAGCGCCGAGCACCACCCGGTCAGAGTGTCCCCTACGGCCACAGCCCACTCCTGGAAGTCCAGATGCCCCCGGATCTGCGCCCTGTAGTACTTGA
- a CDS encoding MerR family transcriptional regulator, whose amino-acid sequence MSPSDVDPTQGVYGISVAADLVGMDPQSLRLYERRGLLEPARSDGGTRRYSSDDLARLERIGHLLAAGLNLAGIAKVLQLETENARLRAELELAQAPDAAPTPRPTRRRRTD is encoded by the coding sequence GTGAGCCCATCTGATGTCGACCCGACCCAAGGGGTGTACGGGATCTCGGTGGCCGCCGATCTGGTCGGGATGGACCCCCAAAGCCTGCGCCTGTACGAGCGGCGCGGGCTGCTGGAGCCAGCCCGCTCCGACGGCGGGACCCGTCGCTACAGCAGCGACGACCTGGCCCGGCTGGAACGGATCGGGCATCTACTCGCGGCCGGGCTGAACCTCGCCGGAATCGCCAAGGTCCTCCAGCTGGAAACGGAGAACGCGCGGCTGCGCGCCGAACTCGAACTGGCTCAAGCCCCGGACGCTGCGCCGACTCCCCGGCCGACCCGCCGTCGACGCACGGACTGA
- a CDS encoding response regulator produces the protein MEGVRVFLVDDHEVVRRGIRETLQDTGEIEVVGEASTAAEALRQIPTAAPNVAVLDARLQEGSGIEVCREIRADHPEIGCLILTSYDDDEALFSAITAGAAGYVLKQIVGADLVGAIHAVAAGRSLLDPAVTRRVLHRLREGPVQDPRLAPLGDREREVFHLLGEGLSNRQIAGRLGLSDKTVKNYVSSMLSKLRLTSRTQAAILATKTDTLALPTQPLRPVGG, from the coding sequence ATGGAGGGTGTGCGGGTGTTCCTCGTGGACGACCACGAAGTCGTCCGGCGAGGCATCCGGGAAACACTTCAGGACACCGGCGAGATCGAGGTCGTCGGCGAGGCGTCGACAGCCGCCGAGGCGCTGCGCCAGATCCCCACCGCCGCGCCGAACGTCGCCGTGCTCGACGCCCGACTGCAAGAAGGCAGCGGCATCGAGGTCTGTCGGGAGATCCGTGCGGACCATCCCGAGATCGGCTGCCTGATCCTCACCTCCTACGACGACGACGAGGCCCTCTTCTCGGCGATCACGGCCGGAGCGGCCGGCTACGTGCTCAAACAGATCGTCGGTGCCGATCTGGTTGGCGCGATCCACGCGGTCGCCGCGGGCCGTTCGCTCCTCGACCCGGCCGTCACGCGACGGGTCCTGCACCGGCTCCGCGAAGGTCCGGTACAGGACCCGCGCCTCGCCCCGCTGGGCGACCGGGAACGAGAGGTCTTCCACCTCCTCGGCGAAGGACTCAGCAACCGCCAGATCGCCGGCCGCCTCGGCCTGTCAGACAAGACCGTCAAGAACTACGTCTCCTCTATGCTGAGCAAACTCAGGCTGACCAGCCGCACCCAAGCCGCGATCCTCGCCACCAAAACAGACACACTCGCCTTGCCGACGCAGCCGCTCAGACCCGTCGGAGGGTGA